A stretch of DNA from Anopheles nili chromosome 2, idAnoNiliSN_F5_01, whole genome shotgun sequence:
ACaagaataaatcaattttgaaaCAATGCTCACCCATAAAGTAAGCTAACTGTTTGAACTATCTTGGTTTTGGAGATTGTTGTAGCGAACAGTGCTGTTGATTGTTAGTTATCATAGATTTTGTTTGTAGATAATGTGAAATCAATATAATGTATAGGTTCATAAGCCAATTTTCAGAGAATTAGATTAAAAACAATCAtaataatcaataaaaattttgaaTGCAAACGGTTGAGCTAAATTGCAGCAAATGGGCGACACCTAGTCTGGTGTCCCGATTATCATCAGTTAGTATTAAAGCACTGCCTCCCCATCCGTGACCAAGCTGTGCAACGGGAAGGAATAGTGCCATAGTTCTAATTGAAAATACAGCTTCAACCGCATGCCTGCGAGTTGCATTAGAATTGCGCATTGGGACATTGGTCTTTTCGCTCATTATCGAGTGATCTCTTTGAATCGTTGGATCTTTCCGATCGCAAACGACAACGTGTACACACGTGATATGCACGTATTCTGGACAGTCGAGTTTGCCATTCACTGACTACTCGGTTTAAACGAAAAGCCCTAACCAACGACCATAGCAACCTTCATAACAATCGAGAACTCAGCAAGCTTTTTCGTTCAACTTTAAAAAGGGGTGACGTAAAAAAAGAGTTTACTGAAAAAGCCGCAACTCGATGGTGTTGttagtgcgtttttttggtcGTTCCAGTCAGTGGGCGCAGGCTAAATAAATGCAATGAGAAATTACATCACGGTAGGCACACGCATGAATATAAGGGCGTTTACTATTCTTTTCgctctgttgttgttttcaccGCCCGAAGCGTATGTGCGTAACCGAATACATGTGTTGACAAGACTTGTCCTTTTGcatgtattttttctcctacATTTTATTCCAGAGAGCGACGCTTCTGTGGCATTCAGTGATGATGGCAGCATGAGCTATTAGTTAATTTAGTTTCTATATAACTGTACCATGTAACATAAAAAGAATTCTAAACAGAAACCCACCATTCTTTGTCTTAACGCTTTCATTCTATCACATCCCAAGGAATCCACGACAATCAAGGGTGCACGGGATCATCGATTTTTCAGCTGTTGGCATGCTACATTTTGCCAGACTCAGCATCCTGTTGTGAAAGGTTTTGCACCACGTTGAACGATGACTAATACAACCGCGCATTGACCTTTTACAACGTGAACCACTGCTACTTGCGGTGCCATACTACAGCTGCTGATGACCCACCATGTCCTCGACGCGGTGCCATAAAAGGTGGTCCATTTTCGCACAGGATTCTCGGATGCTTGTCGCTTTGCTCGCTCGTCGCCGCAGGACCTTGAGGAACGCGCACTGCAAACTTCAACGGTAATGGGGCAGTAGATGCACATTCACGTTGCCTCATGAGCGCCCACTATTTGAATCGTTGCCAGATTTTAGAATATGGAATTCAACTCACACCACAAGACGAGAAACTATCGCGCTTATCATGATTGCAGCTTCAGCGAAGGTGCCTCATGGATCTGCCTTCAAATGATGCCAGgttttcgcacacacaaatcAATATTCACGCCACCGTTAGCAACACTTGAgggattttgtttatttctattatttttacgTGACTTTATATAGATACTGTTTTGCGTCTACTAATCCACCCTTCCGTGGGGTAAgagtaaaacaataaaaaatacaccgCCGCGGACCACGACCACGAATGTCGCTACGGAATTTTACGCGAACTGGTAGCGACGAACTAACAAACTGATTTGAGCGCGCATGAACATGCAAACTGttggaaaaaattgaaaaaatgtcCAGTACCCGTTGTcatacgaaaacaaaacaacctaACCTGGTTTATTACACATGGTTCAAATGTTTGAATGGATCCTCTTTTCGTAGTTCGAATCTTTCGAATTGATCAAAACGAACACTGAAtgcaaaagaatgaaaaaggcGTATTTTATTAACGTGGATTTATGTGCCTATGATCACGATTAGCTACGAAGAAATTGTTTTTGACGCTTTTAACTATAGACACAAGACAGCCGAGGATCAAATGTATTTATATCACTCGAAAAGTTAACCCTTGTtagagaataaaaataaaacgactggtttttttttagctttttgtaTCATTACAATTATCAAAGTAATTTAATATTCACAAGCCTTCCAATTCTTCCAGGCGCCTTTGAAGCAAATCAGCGTTCAAGCGGTGCATACACAGAAATTGTCCTTCCAGAAATAATACCGGGATATCACACCGGAACAGCCGAAGAAATcgcacattttcttttcgcgttaTATCGACTTTTTCCAATCTGTATCTGCCGGAAAATTGTACCTCAAGCTGCTCCACTAGATCGTCACAAAGCGTACAGTGATCGTGGGTATACAAGGTTAGAAGCGGAAGATTATCTCGCTGGTTCTCTTTCACGGACGCGGTTCGATGAGCGCtagaaatggaacaaaaattgaaacgaGGACAGGAGAATAAAATCAAGttcaattttattgaaatttaaaaccgCTTGTAGCATAGCAAAATATACGTTTTGTTTGTCTGAGACTGTAGATTAATCCCGACCCAACTATTCTCTAGTAAATGCACATTCTTTTTCACTCGCATACTTTTGCGGATATGAGGTAATTTGTAACAAAAATCATTGTACAGTATACCGATTCCAATGCTTACAGCTTTTCGATCAGGATCGAAGACgcgccgccaccaccgttgcAAATCGATGCACATCCAACTTGACCAGCCTTTAGAGCGTGGGTAAGATGGGTTACCAGGCGGGCTCCGGACATTCCGATCGGATGGCCCAGCGAAACTGCTCCACCGTGAACGTTAACCTTCTCCGGATCGATGTCGAGTTTTCGCTGAttagcaacaacaaccaacgaAAATGCTTCATTAATTTCCCACAAAGCAACATCTTCTTTGCGTACACCCGTCTGTTTTAGTAGCTTCGGCACTGCCAAAGCCGGAGCAATGGGGAAATCGATTGGATCCGTTTCAGCATCGGCAAAACCCACGATACGTGCCAAGGGCTTACATTTTAAGCGCTCCGCCGCTTCGGCGGTCATCAGAACGACGGCAGATGCACCATCGTTTAAAGTGGAAGCATTACCCGCTGTCACGGTTCCATTTTCGCGCTGGAAAACCGTCGCCAACTGCCCAAACTTGTCAAAATTCACGCGCTTATATTCCTCGTCTTCTGACACGACAATATCTGGTTTGCCCCGTTTGCCAGCAATTCGGACCGGTGTTATTTCCGCATCGAACGCCTTTGCACTCCAAGCCGCGGCGCTACGCTTGTAACTGTTGACGGCAAATTCATCTTGATCCTTGCGCGTAATGCCCATCTGCTTGGCAGTGTTCTCCGCACAGTTGCCCATGTGGAATTTGTTGTATACGTCCGTAAGCCCATCAAACACGATACCGTCAATCAGATTGACTCCTCCGTACGGTGTACTGCCGCGCTTCAAGTAGTACGGTACGTTTGACATCGATTCCATACCTCCGGCCACAATCACGTCCTGTTGCCCGAGCATGAGCGTTTGTGCACCAAGCATAACGCTCTTCATACCCGACGAGCACACCTTGTTCACCGTCGTGCAGATAGTTGACTTTGGGAGTCCGGCAAAGATGACTGCCTGACGAGCCGGCGCCTGTCCCAAACCGGCCGCATTCACATTACCGATGTAAACTTCCTGAACGTCCTCCTTGGCGATTCTCGCCTGTTTGACGGCCGACTCGACAGCTACCGCCCCGAGCTGACTTGCCGACAACGAAGACAAGCTGCTCTGGAAGCTACCGATGGGGGTGCGAGTGGCCGCAACGATCACGACATCATTTCGTTTACCGGATGTGGAATAACAACGTCCTCCGATAGCACGGCCGGCGAACTAAAACGAATCATATCAATGGGCCCATTTGTTGGTATGATTACATAAATGCCTGCGCTAAGTGACCACATGCACATATCGACAACAAATATACGTAAATCCTATACGCATAGCAACTCCCTCACGAGAAAAGTtcgaataaaacatgtttttacaCTTTTTAGCATCGAAAACTAACCTGTGCAAGCTTGAGTACCATATTTAACAAAACCAAAATCTGCAGTCACTTTCTTCAATAAACGCGGGAACTACAGGCAGAATTCACGCGTTGAAGCTGATTAGGCCAATTGGTTACTGAGGGCACGGAATACCTATACCGCTATGGCGACGTAGCTCACTCTTCTTGAAATGCGTCTCTTTTCAACATGTGGCAAAGGCTCTGTTCCAGATGTCAAACCGTATCGTCGTCaggcgagtttttttttcttcatttttttaagcaGTGTAACAAGTTTACTCTTGATGTACTTCAACATTCCTGATAAAAAAGGTTATCTGAATAATCCGCGCTATTAGAActcgaaattaatttcgaaaTTCTTAACTTAGTTAAAATACTGAAATAGAAAATCTCTCAGCCATACGTCACGAGGAAATGTTTATTAACGAACTGTTCGAATTTATGCCTTGGAAATTATTTGCTGTGGCATATACTATTTTCAAAATACATTTACCGTTTCAATTATTTACTGGCGTTATAATGCAATCAAGTAATTCGGTTATTTGGTTTTACACTATCAATGCGAAACTATTTCCTAAAAATTAGTGTACGAAATAATCGTGTCGTTCAAGAAGCTTACAGTTGAGTTTACTTCTTACGGCCACCACGTTCCTTCAGTTGCAATGCAACAGTGACACCATTCAAAAGATTATAGTAAGCGATGGAATTGTTATCCTTGAAGAACATGCCCTGAAATTGTAGGAAAAAATGAAGATATAGATTTTTCTATTGCTTGCTTAACAAACAAACTCGAACTTACATCGTAAAAGATTTTCTGTTTGGCCGGCGGCATTCCAGTTTCCGTCTGCACCTTCGCCTTTACCGAGCTGATCGTATCCGTCAAATTCACCGACAACGAAAGGACCTGTCCATTTAGCTTCCAGTCGTTCTTCTCGGTCATGTTCGGGACCTGCACCTGAACAGTGATCGATCCAGTTGCACCGTGGCGCTGCAAGAAGACGCTTTCCTCGACTAAGTTATCCTCAGTACGTGATTTTTTGCTAGGCGGTTCGTCCATGGGAGGGGCGATTTCGTGACCAGCCATTTGCTGCTGTGGATCGGGAACGACAGGAACAGCACCACCGGCTGCCATTTGAGGAGCTCCATGTTGGGCCATGGGTGGAACGTAATTTCCAACTGCAAACGGCGGTGGACCcatggccatcatcatcatcgaagGCACCGGCGGAGGAACGGGATGTTGCTGCATTTGAGACATCCCTTTTTGCGCCTGCATCTGAGCTAGCTGCGCTGACGATGCCAGTTGggggttttgctgctgctgagattgctgatgctgctggtggtgatgatgatgttggtgttgatgctgttggtgttgttggtgctgctgatgctgagcgtgctggtgttgctgatgttgatgatgctgctggtgttgatgcGGCTGTTGAGATGTCTTCTGGACGTTCGATGGAATCGGTTTTGGACCaatcttttccttttcctcatCCGGTATCAGCCCTTTCACTTTGTGAATCTGATGGATCTGTGCCTCAAGTGTGATATTCGCACGAGCTGCTCGAGTAGCAGCCTCCACGCTAGATGTGTGTCCGTCCCAGGTTACGCGATCGTCTTTGCGAGGTTCCTCCTCGCCCAGTTTCTTACCAATGGCTGCTTCCTCGTCACCGACACCAAAAATATCGGTACGTCGTTCCGCCAGCTGCTTCAGGCTTGCCTCGATCGCTGCTCCCGGTGCGTACACATTCTCTTGCGCAACTTTTTCGATGTGCTTGTCTCGCTGTTCAACCCAACGTGGATCCAGTAAACCGATACGCATATGCTCGGCAACCTTTGCGGCCGGAATTTTCTCACCCGTTATAGGCGAAATTAAATAATCATCTGCCGCAGACGGAACCGGCTTCTGTACTTTTGGTGCCTGCTTCGGATCGTACTTTTTCACAATAACCTTATCATGAGTCGGGGGAGCGATTGGTGCTGGAAGCGATTTTGTGCGGTCACCTTCCTCATCGCCCGACGTAGAAGATTCATCCATGTCCTGTACCTGTGTGTTgtccttctgctgctgtttacCTACTAGATTTTCCATCAGTGACAACTTAACCTGTCCATTGCCTTCATGGCCGCGGTGCAGCTCGTCATCACTGTCGTCGTTATCCGACTCGATTTGCATCTCAATGTCGTGGTCTTCCTCGTTCATTCGCTCTTCCATCAACACCCTAGCACCCACCTCATCcggggtggttggtggtggaaagttACCCGACTCGTACGGCTGATAATCGACCACCTCCACTACGACAAAATCATGCCAGTCAATCTGCGCGTACGCAATGCGTTCTCTTTCCACCTTTTCTTCCTCCCTACGACTCTGCATCTCCTGGTGCTTCATCCAATTTGATCGATACTTCACTTGCTCTAGCACTACATTCATGCTGCTTTTGCCAGGAGCACTTTCTATCTTTAGCTTGTTCATCAAATCCTTCGGTGGTACCAAAATTTTCGTGTACTGTTCGAGCAATTTTGTAAAGTACTGGAACAACGAATGTTGTGGTCGAAGAAAATCAAACTGGCAGTTGCGTTGCTCGCGATTCATTAAATTGGTAAGAAAAAGACGCCCATTACGAGCAACAAATTGTGCCGTTAGCTTTACTATGTCCAAGTCCAGCGCTGAAATCGATGGTGGGTCAGCGATGAACTCAAACTCCGGAGGTGGGTCCTTTGGAACAAACTGTTGCTCAGTAACGGCTTTAAGTAGCTCTTGTTGTTTCTGCTGCGTGGCACTGGCCGCTTGCATTTTTTGTAGCCCTCCAGGGACAACGGCAGTCCCGGCCTGCGGCGCCGTATCTGTGCGGCCTTCGCGAATTTCATGCACCTTATGCTGATAATACGCGTGGTACGGGTCGCCGGGACTAAGGAAGTTGAACTTAGGATTTCCAAGCTCATTTTGACGAATGCGACTCTCAAATTCAGGGCCATTGCGAGCCACGAAACTTGCCGTTTTATCAACAATATCTGCAATTAAAAGTATAAACAGTGAAACATTTTGGCACGCCGCATCACGAACCGCAAACGTGCTTACTTCGGACTTCTGGTGGTGGATAGATGATCCCTACTATGGGACCGGAGAGAGTCGGTGCTGGCTTTTCAACATCTACCTCTTTTTCAGTGCCATTACTGTGTAATTCGGCCATAATTTACAACACTATAAATGGTCCAGGACGATGTACGAGAAAACTATGAAACCAAGCTGTTTTTTGCCGAATGTCATGAAATGACAGTACTCACTTCGAAACAGCAAAAGCCTCTGAAACGATATTTTCAACAACAGTGTTGCCAAAAGCTGAAGGAAAATTTTCAATATGTTCTCTTTTTGACCTAAACGTTAAATATGGGGGAGAAAATAAAGTGTTTAATAAAGTAATTTCCTCTCTCGTACGGTCCGTCTTCCCATAATATCTCTGAAAAACAGTTAAAAGTCCTAAAGAAATGTACGAATtacaaattttattcaattaaagtCTTGTATTCGTTACTAGCGCTTTTTATACAAACAAGGTTTTAAGCTGaatggtttgattttgattgatcCTTTCAGGACCGTACGCTCTTTCTTAAAATTAAAGAagtaaaacaatttttgtttcatatccTTATTTTCTAAACTGAAACCACATCTCTGAACATTGTTCACGAATTCATTGACATTATCGAAGCGCGAAGAAACTTCTGCTATTTTCATCAATCcgctaaaaacaaaaaatatgttctAAAATATGAACAATTATTACAATGAGACAGTCACTCACCCAACTTTAAGAACTCGATTGGCTTCTAATAGAAAATCTGCTAGATTTGTTCCCATTAATGATAAGCAAAATACCACTACATTAACAAAGTTACTTTCCAGAGGAGTATTAGCCATGTCACAAGCAATTACACCTGGTTTCTTTGAAACCAGATCTAGTGAGTAAACTTGATTCGGTATCGATGCTGCTAATGTTGCATCTCCGCATCCAAAATCTGCCACAACTGTACTTTTAggactgaaaaaaaaacatcgttaAAAAAGTTCAAGAATTCGGTAACTACAATATATAAACTTACAGTTTCAAAATGCTGCGTATCATACGATTTAAAGGATTCATGGGCCATTGGGCAACTTGTAGACGATAACCTTCATGATAAGCGTCAAACGAAGAAGGATCTTCTTGGAAAAGAGCCTTGGCTTGTTCACCGGTTGTTTTGTATAATTGCTCGTTAATAAATCGAAACCGAGGTCCTTTAAGACGCTCCATAAGTGTATCTTTCAAATTTTTCGGTTTCCGAGCTGCTGCAGATAAATTCTctcttttgtttccttttgcaACAACTTTAGCATGAGCAGAGCATTTGACACCATTGTGTAATTGAGAGATCCGATTTGTAGGCCTACCATTAGTTTTCACGACTTCGTtcgatttagtttttttcataGGTAAATTGTTGCCATTATTACAAGCAGGTTCTTTGTCAATTTCACTCGAACCGGCACACACTTTCCTTTTTCTATCCTGtgaattgtttccttttccattttttattttattatcgaGCATGCCGTTTGTAGCTgcttttgatttcttttcagAATGATTAGTGccgctttcatttttctttaacAAAACAGACCATCCAGCTGAGTTTTCATTATTGATGCTTTTTCGATTGTTAGCTTTTACAATTTGTCGGTTGGATATACTTTTAGTGTTTctagctttgtttttgtcctaTTGAATGCATAATGCATATTGAAAAGAACCAATTTCATAGAGCATTTTATAGCGATTTTTTAATACTTACCGTGTTCTTAGAGAAACAAAAGCTAGTATCAGCGGCGGGTaagtttttttcccattcacattcatcaaataatttgTTCATTGTTTTAACTCGAATGAAAGTAATCACTAGAATTAACAAAACAACGCATTCGTAAGAAACTACGTGAACACGTTGTTGACTAAAGCACGTagaaatattttgatttattttgccatTTGACAGATAACATCACACAATGTAATTGAAAGTGGCCCTGGTGAAATCGAGAGGATTTTCCTAATTTTTGTTAATAAATcttaataaaacataaaaatcttAATAAAGGCATCGTGAGCATGTCTTATAAAgctgcatatttttttaaatgttttaatcTCTCTAAAATATTGCACTAgatgttttgaaattattttacaaattttctGTTTGAATCGTGTTCTACAATATTTTTCAATGACAACTGTGAGCAACGTCAACATGATAGAACAAGTAccaatatttacatttttgtatGTTCCTAACAAGCAAAGCTTGGTCTCTAATCTATAGAATTTGAGTTAGTAAAACTTCGTTCGTAAAACATGTGCATTGTTATCCTTATCAGGTTGTCATCGTTGTATCGTTGTAGCATAAAATATTACAGTCCATTTAACAACAAAGCAATCTGCATATGTGACATTGCCGGTCGGATATACTAGATATAAAAAATGGAGTTGAATATTGAAATGGCTCGCCTAAGCAGCTTTGTAACCGCTTTTCCACAAGGCCCTTTATCGGAATTTTATAGTATATTGTCCAAAAATGGATTTTATGCCTCTGATACCGCCAACAGTGCTCAGTGTTTCTTTTGCGGTGTACGCGTATACAACTGGCCTGATATACATGAtgtaagaaaaacacaaatgacGTCGTAAAATTGTGTGAAGCTTTGTTCAATGTTGTGGATTTCCTTCTTTAAATAGATACCCGCTTCACATCGTCTTCTTAGCCCGGATTGCCCGTTCCTTCTTGAACCAGAAAGTACAAACAACTGTCCAACATATTCGAACCTAGAACTGAAAGATGAACGAAATCGTCGAAAGACTTTTATCAATTGGCCAGTTTCGTTCATATCACCAGATGCGCTTGCCAAAGCAGGCTTATACTATAAGTATTCTGAGGATAATGTCCAGTGCCCCTGGTGTTTCGTTACGATTGGGATCTGGGAAGCTGGAGATGATCCGTTTCAAGAGCATGCAAGATTTTCTCCTCGGTGTGTAAAAGTAATCGAAAATTCAATTCCCGCTAATGAGCAATTGTCAGCTGGTATACAACGGGTGGAATTGCCGTTTCGACCGGAATTTGCTTCGTTGGATGCCCGTTTCCGATCATTTACAAACTGGACCATGGGCCACGTGCAGGATCCTAAACGTTTATCGGAGGCTGGTTTCTATTATCTAGGTGTTGCAGACGACGTGCGTTGTTTTCAATGTGATGGCGGATTTGAACAGTGGCTTGTTAACGATGATCCCTGGTTCGAGCATGCACGGTGTTTTCCAAATTGCAGCTTTTTACGACTTGTAATGGGTCAATCTTTTATTGACAATGTGCAAAGCGATGTCAACGATTCTTCTACTGTCAAAATGATACCACCGAGCTCGAAACATCCGCCAATGATCCTTGAAAATGCTCTCAATACTAAATTATCGCAACTAGCATTGAATTTGGGTCTGGAAGTTCACCAAATCCTGGAATTAACTACCCACCAGATTATGCAGCTGATTACTGGACAGCCAGACCAAACAGCAGTGATTGAGGTATCGCAACAAAATAGTCCCTCAACTTCGTCTTCCGTAACAACTTCTCAACAGCAAAAACGATCTTCACAAAACGAAGCAATCTCACAATCTTCTGATGAGTTGGTTAAACGATTGACAGAAGAAAACGTTCGTCTGAAGGAGTCTCGTGAgtgtaaaatttgtttaacaGAGGAagttggcgttgttttttgCCCGTGTGGTCACCTAGGTTAGTATGAAGACATTGCAGTATAAATTGTTGtaataattataaacaaaatattgtttttattttcagtaTCCTGTGTACAGTGCGCTCCGGCTATCTATCACTGTCCGGTCTGTCGTGCATTAATAACGGGTCGAGTGCGTATCTTTTTATCATAGATCTAATcgtgtaataaatttcaattcgttTTGATGGAATATACAAAGGATTTGGGCTGGCATTGTAAGATATTTAATACTCATTATCTTGACtgaaaattttgattttttgatttGAAATGCATATAATCTTCATACATGTGTTCTGacgtttgaattttaattttaaaagttGGATTTACCTTGTCAGTACACTACCAATTACCAAATTTTTTCCATAGGTATGCATGTTCTTATTTTGTGAATTGGATTCAGCTTGTTAAAGAGAGTATCATTACGTGAATTTTTGCGATATTATAGTACTACACTGATAGATAATAATCGCCTGGGATTTGAAAAGCACATGCTCAACATTCTCAACCAATCTAAATAGGATAGCCTACAGTGACCGTCCAAGAGGGCTCGTATCCTGTTATTAACAGAGCACACCAGGTTGCTGAGATAATCAAATTGAACAAGACTTGAACATattgatgttttcttttcaatacCTGCATTAAGGGGATTCTATAATTTTATTTGGATAAACATTTATCTACACATTTATTGTGAAATCATCGACATGCTCATATAATCTTCTCATCAACTCTTAAAACTCTCTAAGATTCGGAGTGGGCAATGTACTACATGGTACCAGTTGATTAGTGCTAGAAGGAAGCAGGAACGCCGCCGGTTGCATTTGATCA
This window harbors:
- the LOC128721364 gene encoding acetyl-CoA acetyltransferase, mitochondrial, yielding MVLKLAQFAGRAIGGRCYSTSGKRNDVVIVAATRTPIGSFQSSLSSLSASQLGAVAVESAVKQARIAKEDVQEVYIGNVNAAGLGQAPARQAVIFAGLPKSTICTTVNKVCSSGMKSVMLGAQTLMLGQQDVIVAGGMESMSNVPYYLKRGSTPYGGVNLIDGIVFDGLTDVYNKFHMGNCAENTAKQMGITRKDQDEFAVNSYKRSAAAWSAKAFDAEITPVRIAGKRGKPDIVVSEDEEYKRVNFDKFGQLATVFQRENGTVTAGNASTLNDGASAVVLMTAEAAERLKCKPLARIVGFADAETDPIDFPIAPALAVPKLLKQTGVRKEDVALWEINEAFSLVVVANQRKLDIDPEKVNVHGGAVSLGHPIGMSGARLVTHLTHALKAGQVGCASICNGGGGASSILIEKL
- the LOC128720035 gene encoding splicing factor 3A subunit 1 isoform X2, yielding MAELHSNGTEKEVDVEKPAPTLSGPIVGIIYPPPEVRNIVDKTASFVARNGPEFESRIRQNELGNPKFNFLSPGDPYHAYYQHKVHEIREGRTDTAPQAGTAVVPGGLQKMQAASATQQKQQELLKAVTEQQFVPKDPPPEFEFIADPPSISALDLDIVKLTAQFVARNGRLFLTNLMNREQRNCQFDFLRPQHSLFQYFTKLLEQYTKILVPPKDLMNKLKIESAPGKSSMNVVLEQVKYRSNWMKHQEMQSRREEEKVERERIAYAQIDWHDFVVVEVVDYQPYESGNFPPPTTPDEVGARVLMEERMNEEDHDIEMQIESDNDDSDDELHRGHEGNGQVKLSLMENLVGKQQQKDNTQVQDMDESSTSGDEEGDRTKSLPAPIAPPTHDKVIVKKYDPKQAPKVQKPVPSAADDYLISPITGEKIPAAKVAEHMRIGLLDPRWVEQRDKHIEKVAQENVYAPGAAIEASLKQLAERRTDIFGVGDEEAAIGKKLGEEEPRKDDRVTWDGHTSSVEAATRAARANITLEAQIHQIHKVKGLIPDEEKEKIGPKPIPSNVQKTSQQPHQHQQHHQHQQHQHAQHQQHQQHQQHQHQHHHQHPVPPPVPSMMMMAMGPPPFAVGNYVPPMAQHGAPQMAAGGAVPVVPDPQQQMAGHEIAPPMDEPPSKKSRTEDNLVEESVFLQRHGATGSITVQVQVPNMTEKNDWKLNGQVLSLSVNLTDTISSVKAKVQTETGMPPAKQKIFYDGMFFKDNNSIAYYNLLNGVTVALQLKERGGRKK
- the LOC128720035 gene encoding splicing factor 3A subunit 1 isoform X1; this translates as MAELHSNGTEKEVDVEKPAPTLSGPIVGIIYPPPEVRNIVDKTASFVARNGPEFESRIRQNELGNPKFNFLSPGDPYHAYYQHKVHEIREGRTDTAPQAGTAVVPGGLQKMQAASATQQKQQELLKAVTEQQFVPKDPPPEFEFIADPPSISALDLDIVKLTAQFVARNGRLFLTNLMNREQRNCQFDFLRPQHSLFQYFTKLLEQYTKILVPPKDLMNKLKIESAPGKSSMNVVLEQVKYRSNWMKHQEMQSRREEEKVERERIAYAQIDWHDFVVVEVVDYQPYESGNFPPPTTPDEVGARVLMEERMNEEDHDIEMQIESDNDDSDDELHRGHEGNGQVKLSLMENLVGKQQQKDNTQVQDMDESSTSGDEEGDRTKSLPAPIAPPTHDKVIVKKYDPKQAPKVQKPVPSAADDYLISPITGEKIPAAKVAEHMRIGLLDPRWVEQRDKHIEKVAQENVYAPGAAIEASLKQLAERRTDIFGVGDEEAAIGKKLGEEEPRKDDRVTWDGHTSSVEAATRAARANITLEAQIHQIHKVKGLIPDEEKEKIGPKPIPSNVQKTSQQPHQHQQHHQHQQHQHAQHQQHQQHQQHQHQHHHHHQQHQQSQQQQNPQLASSAQLAQMQAQKGMSQMQQHPVPPPVPSMMMMAMGPPPFAVGNYVPPMAQHGAPQMAAGGAVPVVPDPQQQMAGHEIAPPMDEPPSKKSRTEDNLVEESVFLQRHGATGSITVQVQVPNMTEKNDWKLNGQVLSLSVNLTDTISSVKAKVQTETGMPPAKQKIFYDGMFFKDNNSIAYYNLLNGVTVALQLKERGGRKK
- the LOC128720302 gene encoding uncharacterized protein LOC128720302, translated to MNKLFDECEWEKNLPAADTSFCFSKNTDKNKARNTKSISNRQIVKANNRKSINNENSAGWSVLLKKNESGTNHSEKKSKAATNGMLDNKIKNGKGNNSQDRKRKVCAGSSEIDKEPACNNGNNLPMKKTKSNEVVKTNGRPTNRISQLHNGVKCSAHAKVVAKGNKRENLSAAARKPKNLKDTLMERLKGPRFRFINEQLYKTTGEQAKALFQEDPSSFDAYHEGYRLQVAQWPMNPLNRMIRSILKLPKSTVVADFGCGDATLAASIPNQVYSLDLVSKKPGVIACDMANTPLESNFVNVVVFCLSLMGTNLADFLLEANRVLKVGGLMKIAEVSSRFDNVNEFVNNVQRCGFSLENKDMKQKLFYFFNFKKERTVLKGSIKIKPFSLKPCLYKKR
- the LOC128726800 gene encoding putative inhibitor of apoptosis — its product is MELNIEMARLSSFVTAFPQGPLSEFYSILSKNGFYASDTANSAQCFFCGVRVYNWPDIHDIPASHRLLSPDCPFLLEPESTNNCPTYSNLELKDERNRRKTFINWPVSFISPDALAKAGLYYKYSEDNVQCPWCFVTIGIWEAGDDPFQEHARFSPRCVKVIENSIPANEQLSAGIQRVELPFRPEFASLDARFRSFTNWTMGHVQDPKRLSEAGFYYLGVADDVRCFQCDGGFEQWLVNDDPWFEHARCFPNCSFLRLVMGQSFIDNVQSDVNDSSTVKMIPPSSKHPPMILENALNTKLSQLALNLGLEVHQILELTTHQIMQLITGQPDQTAVIEVSQQNSPSTSSSVTTSQQQKRSSQNEAISQSSDELVKRLTEENVRLKESRECKICLTEEVGVVFCPCGHLVSCVQCAPAIYHCPVCRALITGRVRIFLS